In a genomic window of Thiohalomonas denitrificans:
- a CDS encoding citrate synthase, giving the protein MSEYLPGLEGVPATRSNISFIDGEKGILAYRGYPIEQLAAHSNFEETTLLLLDGQLPSSDELEQFDSQLRRNRRVKYNIREMMKHLPKNGHPMEMLQTALASLGMFYPSNECMVGSDLCEDLDYIHNMTVKIIARMPVIVTMWAHIRSGYDPVEPRPDLSYAENFLYMYTGAEPDPELARILDTCLILHAEHTINASTFAALVAGSTLASPYGVIAAAIGTLSGPLHGGANEKVVHMLHEIGSPENVSRWLDRKLASKEKIWGMGHREYKVKDPRATILQGLMEKLAESRGGRVSPLLETALALEDAAEARLGPKGVYANVDFYSGILYAEMGIRTDQFTPIFAVARAAGWLAHWREQLADNRIFRPTQVYTGETGREFVPIDQR; this is encoded by the coding sequence ATGAGCGAGTATCTTCCCGGTCTTGAGGGTGTTCCGGCCACCCGCTCGAATATCTCCTTCATTGATGGGGAGAAGGGCATCCTGGCGTATCGCGGGTACCCTATTGAACAATTGGCTGCCCACAGCAATTTCGAAGAAACGACATTGCTGCTCCTCGATGGTCAACTTCCGTCGAGCGATGAGCTGGAGCAGTTCGATTCACAGCTGCGCCGTAATCGCCGGGTGAAGTACAACATCCGCGAGATGATGAAGCACCTGCCTAAAAACGGGCACCCGATGGAGATGCTCCAGACGGCACTGGCGAGTCTGGGGATGTTCTATCCGAGCAATGAGTGCATGGTCGGCTCCGACCTTTGTGAGGATTTGGACTATATCCATAACATGACCGTCAAGATCATCGCGCGGATGCCGGTGATCGTGACCATGTGGGCACACATCCGCTCCGGCTATGATCCGGTCGAGCCGCGTCCGGACCTCTCTTATGCGGAGAACTTCCTCTACATGTACACCGGTGCCGAACCGGATCCCGAACTGGCGCGGATTCTCGATACCTGCCTGATTCTCCACGCCGAACACACCATCAATGCCTCGACCTTTGCGGCGCTGGTAGCAGGCTCCACCCTGGCAAGTCCCTACGGCGTCATCGCTGCAGCGATCGGCACGCTCTCCGGACCACTGCACGGCGGGGCCAACGAGAAAGTGGTGCACATGCTGCACGAGATCGGCAGCCCCGAAAATGTCTCCCGCTGGCTCGATCGCAAGCTCGCCAGTAAGGAAAAGATCTGGGGTATGGGACACCGTGAGTACAAGGTGAAGGACCCGCGGGCGACGATTCTGCAAGGCTTGATGGAGAAGCTGGCGGAGTCGCGCGGCGGCCGGGTCTCGCCTCTGCTGGAGACCGCACTGGCCCTGGAGGATGCCGCAGAAGCGCGTCTGGGTCCCAAGGGCGTCTACGCCAATGTGGATTTTTATTCCGGGATTCTCTACGCGGAGATGGGGATTCGGACCGATCAGTTTACCCCGATCTTTGCCGTTGCCCGTGCCGCCGGGTGGCTGGCCCACTGGCGTGAACAACTCGCGGACAACCGCATCTTCCGGCCTACCCAGGTCTACACCGGCGAAACGGGACGTGAATTCGTCCCTATCGACCAGCGTTAG
- the argC gene encoding N-acetyl-gamma-glutamyl-phosphate reductase: MVSAGIVGGTGYTGVELLRLLASHPEVELKVITSRSEDGTAVADMFPNLRGRVDLRFTTPDVGALSECDVVFFATPHGVAMKSAGELLERGVKVIDLGADFRIKDIPLWEKWYGMEHTTPELVAEAVYGLPELNRSGIRDARLIACAGCYPTAVSLGYLPLLEQGLIDLRGMIADCKSGVSGAGRAAKVATLMCEVDSSFKAYAAPGHRHLPEIRQNLSRIAGADVPVTFVPHLIPMIRGIHATLYGTVADRNTDLQALFESRYADEPFVDVMPAGAHPETRSVRGGNMCRIAVHRPQGEDTVVILSVIDNLVKGAAGQAVQTMNIMFGLNETAGIDAITVLP, translated from the coding sequence ATGGTTTCAGCGGGCATCGTCGGCGGTACCGGCTACACCGGTGTAGAACTCTTGCGGTTGCTCGCCTCCCACCCGGAGGTGGAGCTAAAGGTAATCACCTCCCGTTCGGAAGATGGTACGGCGGTGGCCGACATGTTTCCGAATCTGCGTGGCCGGGTAGACCTGCGCTTCACGACACCGGACGTGGGTGCACTCTCCGAATGCGATGTGGTGTTCTTTGCCACTCCGCACGGGGTGGCCATGAAAAGTGCTGGCGAGCTACTGGAGCGCGGCGTCAAAGTCATCGACTTGGGTGCCGACTTCCGGATCAAGGATATTCCCCTGTGGGAAAAGTGGTACGGCATGGAACACACCACACCGGAACTGGTTGCCGAAGCGGTCTACGGGCTCCCGGAACTAAATCGGTCGGGCATCCGCGATGCCAGGCTAATCGCCTGTGCAGGTTGCTATCCCACCGCGGTTTCTTTGGGCTATCTGCCGCTGCTGGAGCAGGGCCTCATCGACCTTAGGGGAATGATCGCCGACTGCAAGTCGGGAGTCAGTGGCGCCGGCCGTGCGGCCAAGGTGGCCACCCTGATGTGCGAGGTGGACAGCAGCTTCAAGGCTTACGCCGCCCCCGGCCATCGGCATCTGCCGGAGATCCGGCAGAATCTCTCCCGGATAGCCGGCGCTGATGTACCCGTGACCTTTGTGCCCCATCTGATCCCTATGATCCGCGGCATCCACGCGACGCTCTACGGTACGGTGGCTGACCGAAACACCGATCTGCAGGCTCTGTTTGAATCCCGTTATGCCGACGAGCCGTTTGTGGATGTGATGCCTGCCGGCGCTCATCCCGAAACCCGCAGCGTGCGCGGTGGCAATATGTGCCGTATTGCCGTTCATCGTCCTCAAGGGGAGGATACAGTGGTGATCCTTTCGGTGATCGATAATCTGGTCAAGGGGGCCGCCGGTCAGGCGGTGCAGACTATGAATATCATGTTCGGATTGAATGAGACGGCAGGGATCGATGCCATTACCGTATTGCCATGA
- a CDS encoding anhydro-N-acetylmuramic acid kinase, translated as MPPDSELFIGLMSGTSMDAIDAVLVDFAIEPLRIRATHTQPLPEALRGALLRLAAERSPHPLQCLGELDHLLGSAFADTAQNLLDAARLEAIKVRAIGSHGQTLYHSPGGDTPFTLQIGDPNRIAQHTGITTVADFRRRDMAAGGQGAPLVPAFHSALFRRTDRARAVVNIGGMANVTLLPTDRKQPVTGFDTGPGNVLMDCWIRQHRNEAYDKEGAWGASGKIRPQLLARFLSDPYFQAPAPKSTGREHFNLEWVTRQVGAESPEDVQATLCELTASSVADAIRGHLPDVDEIGICGGGAYNALLLERLRARLPGCSIVTTDHWGLEPQWVEGAAFAWLARQTLRGLPGNLPEVTGAGEPVPLGAIYPGRSLAR; from the coding sequence ATGCCCCCCGACTCGGAGCTTTTTATCGGTCTGATGTCGGGGACCAGCATGGACGCCATTGATGCGGTGCTGGTCGACTTCGCCATCGAGCCGCTCCGGATTCGCGCAACCCACACCCAACCGCTCCCGGAAGCCCTCCGGGGGGCACTGCTCCGGCTGGCCGCCGAACGCTCTCCACACCCGTTGCAGTGCCTGGGAGAGCTCGACCACCTGCTCGGTTCGGCATTTGCGGATACGGCACAAAATCTGCTCGATGCCGCCCGTCTGGAAGCGATAAAAGTCAGGGCTATCGGCAGTCACGGACAGACGCTCTATCACTCGCCGGGGGGCGATACGCCCTTCACCCTGCAAATTGGCGACCCCAACCGGATTGCGCAACACACCGGAATCACCACAGTGGCCGACTTCCGGCGCCGGGACATGGCGGCCGGTGGGCAGGGCGCGCCGCTGGTCCCCGCATTTCACAGTGCCCTGTTTCGCCGCACTGACCGTGCTCGTGCGGTGGTGAACATCGGGGGCATGGCAAACGTGACCCTGCTACCGACCGATCGGAAACAACCCGTAACCGGGTTTGACACCGGACCCGGGAATGTCCTGATGGACTGCTGGATCCGGCAACACCGCAATGAAGCGTACGACAAGGAAGGGGCGTGGGGCGCATCGGGAAAAATCCGGCCACAGCTGCTCGCACGTTTCCTGTCCGACCCCTACTTCCAGGCACCAGCGCCCAAGAGTACAGGGCGTGAACACTTCAATCTGGAATGGGTTACAAGGCAAGTCGGCGCCGAATCACCGGAAGACGTGCAGGCCACGCTGTGCGAACTGACGGCATCCAGCGTCGCGGATGCGATACGCGGCCATTTGCCAGACGTGGACGAGATCGGGATATGTGGTGGAGGGGCCTACAACGCCTTGCTGCTGGAGCGCCTCAGGGCCCGTCTGCCCGGCTGCAGCATCGTCACCACGGACCATTGGGGCCTGGAGCCGCAGTGGGTCGAAGGCGCGGCGTTTGCCTGGCTGGCCCGGCAGACCTTGCGCGGCCTGCCGGGCAATCTGCCGGAGGTCACCGGCGCAGGCGAACCGGTACCGTTGGGAGCCATCTACCCCGGAAGGTCACTCGCCAGGTAG
- a CDS encoding DUF6776 family protein, with translation MTHVVVRPRSPWRVRLFIVIALTATLLSGWGLFEYGRYKGGFDATAVAEERRELQDISATRMAENRRLREQMAVLKRTRDIEKEAYRELEGTVAELQDELLEIKQELAFYRGIVSPRDGREGLKLQDFELVAGPSAQRWHYKLVLTQVRKNDNVAAGAIRMQLEGAMNGKAAKLELSEVDSQDRKALAFRFKYFQDFEGNFELPEGFKPRRVLIVIDPSGKGYKRFERTFDWPAEEI, from the coding sequence ATGACCCATGTCGTCGTTCGTCCGCGAAGTCCCTGGCGTGTGCGGCTGTTCATAGTGATAGCACTTACAGCAACGCTATTATCGGGTTGGGGACTGTTCGAGTATGGTCGCTATAAGGGCGGCTTTGATGCTACTGCAGTCGCTGAGGAGCGTCGTGAACTTCAGGACATCAGCGCCACTCGCATGGCGGAGAACCGTCGCTTGCGGGAGCAAATGGCCGTTCTCAAGCGGACCCGGGACATCGAAAAGGAAGCCTATCGGGAACTCGAGGGAACGGTGGCCGAACTTCAGGATGAGCTCCTGGAGATCAAACAGGAGTTGGCATTCTACCGCGGTATCGTCTCTCCACGTGACGGTCGGGAAGGCCTCAAACTGCAGGACTTTGAGCTGGTGGCCGGGCCCTCCGCCCAACGGTGGCACTACAAACTGGTGTTAACCCAGGTTCGCAAGAATGATAATGTAGCGGCGGGCGCCATCCGGATGCAACTGGAAGGCGCGATGAACGGCAAAGCGGCCAAGCTGGAACTGTCCGAGGTGGATAGCCAGGACCGCAAGGCACTGGCGTTCCGCTTCAAATACTTCCAGGACTTTGAGGGGAATTTTGAACTGCCCGAAGGCTTCAAGCCCCGACGTGTGTTGATCGTCATCGACCCCAGCGGCAAGGGGTACAAGCGTTTTGAGCGGACGTTCGACTGGCCGGCAGAGGAGATTTGA
- the erpA gene encoding iron-sulfur cluster insertion protein ErpA, with translation MSEAESPLNFTDSAADKVKQLIEEEGNSDLKLRVFVTGGGCSGFQYGFTFDENLNEGDTSVEKNGVTLLIDPMSFQYLSGAEIDYKEDLEGAQFVIRNPNASTTCGCGSSFSA, from the coding sequence ATGAGTGAAGCTGAAAGCCCGCTGAACTTTACCGACAGTGCCGCCGATAAGGTAAAACAGCTGATCGAAGAGGAAGGAAACAGCGATCTGAAACTGCGTGTATTCGTCACCGGCGGTGGCTGCTCCGGTTTTCAGTATGGCTTCACCTTCGACGAGAACCTCAACGAGGGCGATACCTCGGTGGAGAAGAATGGCGTTACTCTGCTGATCGATCCGATGAGTTTCCAGTATCTGTCTGGTGCGGAGATCGATTACAAAGAGGATCTGGAGGGGGCGCAATTCGTGATTCGCAATCCCAACGCCAGCACCACCTGTGGTTGCGGGTCTTCCTTCTCGGCCTGA
- a CDS encoding OapA family protein, producing the protein MNKQTDLLSRDFKPLDSQQRPSWKKKHFHALAVLVAMGTAAGLLWPGPDAEANRHDPMTGDRQAFSRALTESLALPERATATVEEPTRESPQQAQPEITAEWQEVTVKSGDSLAAIFSRLDLSPRALHRVVNAGAEAKSLTRIHPGQVLRFDIRDGELHGLEHRLSPTQSMLLLRTDDGFDVSHEMKTVETRLTHSAGVIDSSLYAAGKNAGLSDRLIMEMVGIFSWDVDFALDIRGGDSFLVLYEERFLDGEKLGEGNIVAAEFVSRGEVFRAVRFADADGRSNYYAPDGRSMRKAFLRSPVDFRRISSRFSGERHHPVLGKKRPHRGVDYAAGTGTPIKASGDGKIIHRGWKGGYGRTIIIQHGGSISTLYGHMSRYGGLRVGSRVKQGQTIGYVGASGLATGPHLHYEFRLNGVHRNPLTVKLPKAEPIADQYRAEFQAKASTILAQLDVLKRTQVAAAE; encoded by the coding sequence GTGAATAAACAAACAGACCTTTTATCGCGCGACTTCAAACCGCTGGACTCTCAACAGCGGCCTTCATGGAAAAAGAAACATTTCCATGCCCTCGCTGTGCTCGTCGCCATGGGTACCGCCGCAGGTCTATTGTGGCCGGGACCGGATGCGGAAGCCAACCGCCACGACCCGATGACGGGAGACCGACAGGCCTTCAGTCGTGCACTCACGGAATCACTCGCACTGCCAGAGCGCGCGACTGCAACAGTCGAGGAACCGACCCGGGAATCTCCACAGCAGGCACAACCCGAGATTACTGCCGAATGGCAGGAAGTGACCGTCAAGTCAGGGGATAGCCTTGCGGCGATCTTCAGCCGTCTCGATCTGAGCCCCCGCGCACTGCACCGGGTAGTGAACGCCGGAGCTGAAGCCAAGTCGCTGACCAGGATCCATCCCGGCCAGGTACTCCGATTCGACATCCGTGACGGAGAGCTCCACGGCCTCGAGCACCGTCTTTCACCGACTCAATCGATGCTGCTCCTCCGTACCGATGACGGTTTCGATGTCAGTCATGAGATGAAAACGGTGGAAACCCGGCTGACCCACTCGGCCGGAGTGATCGACAGCTCTTTATATGCCGCCGGCAAGAATGCCGGCCTCTCGGACCGGCTCATCATGGAGATGGTAGGCATCTTCAGCTGGGACGTCGATTTTGCCCTGGACATCCGCGGTGGCGACAGCTTTCTGGTACTTTACGAGGAGCGTTTCCTGGATGGCGAGAAGTTGGGCGAGGGAAACATCGTCGCCGCAGAGTTCGTCAGCCGGGGCGAGGTATTCCGGGCCGTACGGTTCGCGGACGCGGATGGCCGCAGCAACTACTATGCCCCCGACGGCCGCTCCATGCGTAAGGCGTTCCTGCGCTCTCCCGTCGATTTTCGCCGAATCAGTTCACGTTTTTCCGGTGAACGCCACCATCCGGTACTGGGCAAGAAGCGCCCCCACCGCGGAGTCGATTACGCTGCCGGTACAGGGACACCCATCAAGGCCTCCGGCGACGGGAAAATCATCCACCGTGGCTGGAAAGGCGGCTATGGACGCACCATCATTATCCAGCATGGCGGCAGCATATCGACCCTGTATGGTCATATGTCCCGCTACGGCGGCCTGCGAGTCGGCAGCCGCGTGAAGCAGGGGCAGACGATTGGCTACGTCGGCGCTTCCGGACTCGCGACCGGCCCCCATCTGCACTATGAATTCCGCCTCAATGGCGTGCACCGCAACCCGCTTACCGTGAAGCTGCCCAAGGCGGAGCCCATTGCTGATCAGTACCGGGCGGAGTTTCAGGCAAAGGCCAGCACAATCCTGGCGCAACTGGACGTTCTCAAACGCACCCAGGTCGCCGCCGCGGAATAA
- a CDS encoding bactofilin family protein → MWGKSTKTNGKTAKIDTLIGQNSEIRGDVVFRGGLHVDGTICGNISADPDSGSVMSLSERGVVEGDIRVPNVVVNGAVIGDVYVTEHIELAAQARITGNVYYKLIEMARGAEVNGSLVHCKDDELASKQPQLEKAEPMLLEENDDS, encoded by the coding sequence ATGTGGGGTAAGAGTACGAAGACCAACGGCAAAACGGCGAAGATCGATACGCTTATCGGCCAGAACAGCGAAATTCGCGGTGATGTGGTGTTCCGTGGTGGCCTGCACGTGGATGGCACCATCTGCGGCAATATCTCTGCCGACCCGGACAGCGGTTCGGTAATGAGTCTTTCGGAGCGAGGCGTGGTCGAAGGGGATATCCGCGTTCCCAACGTGGTGGTGAACGGAGCGGTGATCGGCGATGTCTACGTCACAGAGCACATTGAGCTTGCTGCCCAGGCCCGAATCACCGGCAACGTCTATTACAAGCTGATCGAGATGGCCCGTGGTGCCGAGGTGAATGGCAGTCTGGTTCATTGCAAGGACGATGAATTGGCTTCAAAGCAGCCTCAGCTCGAGAAAGCGGAGCCCATGCTGCTGGAAGAGAATGACGATTCTTGA